A DNA window from Stenotrophomonas indicatrix contains the following coding sequences:
- the mmsB gene encoding 3-hydroxyisobutyrate dehydrogenase, protein MSRVAFIGLGNMGGPMAANLVKNGHTVRVFDLVPAAVQAAVDAGASAAASARETLAEAEVVISMLPASRHVEGVYLGDDGILAAIPAGALVIDCSTIAPASARKVSEAAAARGLQMIDAPVSGGTAGAQAGTLTFIVGGEEDALERARPVLQAMGRNIFHVGASGAGQVAKLCNNMALGVIMAVTGEAIALGVAHGLDPKVLSQMMAVSTGRSWATEVCNPWPGVLENAPASRGYSGGFGSDLMLKDMGLAVEAAMSVGASIPLGEVARNLYSMNHQAGRGKLDFSSVVQLITSEK, encoded by the coding sequence ATGAGCCGCGTTGCATTCATTGGGTTGGGCAACATGGGTGGCCCGATGGCCGCCAATCTGGTCAAGAACGGCCACACCGTACGTGTGTTCGATCTGGTGCCTGCCGCGGTGCAGGCGGCGGTCGACGCGGGTGCCAGCGCAGCGGCATCGGCACGCGAGACCCTGGCCGAGGCCGAGGTGGTGATCTCGATGCTGCCGGCCAGCCGCCATGTTGAAGGCGTGTACCTGGGTGATGACGGCATCCTTGCCGCGATTCCCGCCGGTGCGCTGGTCATCGACTGCAGCACGATTGCCCCGGCCAGCGCGCGCAAGGTATCCGAAGCGGCCGCCGCACGTGGCCTGCAGATGATCGACGCGCCGGTGTCCGGTGGCACTGCCGGCGCGCAGGCCGGCACGCTGACCTTCATCGTCGGTGGTGAAGAGGACGCGCTTGAACGCGCCCGCCCGGTGCTGCAGGCGATGGGCAGGAACATCTTCCATGTGGGCGCCAGTGGCGCCGGCCAGGTGGCCAAGCTGTGCAACAACATGGCGCTGGGCGTGATCATGGCTGTCACCGGCGAAGCCATCGCCCTGGGCGTGGCGCACGGGCTGGACCCGAAGGTGCTGTCGCAGATGATGGCGGTCAGCACCGGCCGCAGCTGGGCCACCGAAGTGTGCAACCCGTGGCCGGGCGTGCTGGAGAACGCGCCGGCGTCGCGCGGTTACAGCGGCGGCTTCGGCAGCGATCTGATGCTGAAGGACATGGGCTTGGCGGTGGAGGCGGCGATGAGCGTCGGCGCCTCGATCCCGCTGGGCGAAGTGGCCCGCAACCTGTACTCGATGAACCACCAGGCCGGCCGCGGCAAGCTGGATTTCTCCAGCGTCGTGCAGCTCATCACGAGCGAAAAGTGA
- a CDS encoding organic hydroperoxide resistance protein codes for MSIEKVLYTAQATSTGGREGRSVSSDNVLDIQLSTPRELGGAGGPGTNPEQLFAAGYSACFLGALKFVAGQAKVALPADTTVTGKVGIGQIPTGFGIEAELTINVPGVPREQVEELVQKAHIVCPYSNATRGNIDVTLIVA; via the coding sequence ATGTCCATCGAAAAGGTTCTGTACACCGCCCAGGCCACCTCCACCGGCGGCCGTGAAGGCCGTTCCGTGTCCTCCGACAACGTGCTGGACATCCAGCTGTCGACCCCGCGCGAGCTGGGCGGCGCTGGCGGCCCGGGCACCAATCCGGAACAGCTTTTTGCTGCCGGCTATTCGGCCTGCTTCCTGGGCGCACTGAAGTTCGTCGCCGGCCAGGCCAAGGTCGCACTGCCGGCCGACACCACCGTGACCGGCAAGGTCGGCATCGGCCAGATCCCGACCGGTTTCGGCATCGAAGCCGAGCTGACCATCAACGTGCCGGGCGTGCCGCGCGAGCAGGTGGAAGAGCTGGTGCAGAAGGCACACATCGTCTGCCCGTACTCCAACGCGACCCGCGGCAACATCGACGTGACGCTGATCGTTGCCTGA
- a CDS encoding cation diffusion facilitator family transporter, with protein MAPLYNRGMTTDRPHFFDPATEQGVLRLSIAASLLLAAAAVVFGLLANSSLIIFDGIYGLIDVVMTWLSLLVARLIALSTQTDALQSRLNQRFTMGFWHLEPIVLGVSGTLMIGAALYALVNAVDALMSGGRQIALGPAIIFAALSIVAESALAWFVLLANRRIGSEFIALDAKNWVIAASMSACYLLAFLGGVLVRGTSLAWVGPYIDPAILAFVCVLVMIAPLGTVRRALAGILLVTPPELQAHVDAVARAIVAKHGFVEHRSYVAQVGRGEQIELFFVVREDDPPRPLLEWDHLRDEIGDALGESSPDRWLTIMFTTDREWTI; from the coding sequence ATGGCTCCGCTCTACAATCGAGGCATGACCACTGACCGACCGCACTTCTTCGACCCCGCAACCGAGCAGGGTGTGCTGCGGCTGTCCATCGCCGCCTCGCTGCTGCTGGCCGCCGCCGCCGTGGTGTTCGGCCTGCTGGCCAATTCGTCGCTGATCATCTTCGATGGCATCTACGGCCTGATCGACGTGGTGATGACGTGGCTGTCGCTGCTGGTCGCGCGGCTGATCGCGCTGTCCACCCAGACCGATGCGTTGCAGTCACGCCTCAACCAGCGCTTCACCATGGGCTTCTGGCACCTGGAACCGATCGTGCTGGGAGTGAGCGGTACGCTGATGATCGGCGCAGCGCTGTATGCCTTGGTCAATGCAGTCGATGCACTGATGTCGGGTGGGCGACAGATCGCGCTTGGCCCCGCAATCATCTTCGCGGCACTGTCGATCGTGGCTGAAAGCGCGCTGGCCTGGTTCGTGCTGCTTGCCAACCGGCGCATCGGTTCAGAGTTCATCGCACTGGATGCGAAGAACTGGGTCATCGCCGCGAGCATGTCGGCCTGCTATCTGCTGGCCTTCCTCGGCGGCGTGCTAGTGCGTGGCACCTCGCTGGCGTGGGTCGGGCCGTACATCGATCCGGCCATCCTGGCGTTCGTCTGCGTGCTGGTGATGATCGCGCCGCTGGGCACCGTGCGGCGCGCACTGGCCGGCATCCTGCTGGTCACGCCGCCGGAACTGCAGGCGCATGTGGATGCGGTGGCGCGGGCGATCGTTGCAAAGCACGGCTTCGTCGAACACCGCAGCTACGTGGCCCAGGTCGGCCGTGGCGAACAGATCGAGCTGTTCTTCGTGGTGCGCGAGGACGACCCGCCGCGGCCCCTGCTGGAGTGGGATCACCTGCGCGACGAGATCGGCGATGCGCTGGGCGAATCGTCGCCGGACCGCTGGCTGACCATCATGTTCACCACCGACCGCGAGTGGACAATCTAG
- a CDS encoding SulP family inorganic anion transporter, with protein MQTSYPLRQQWLGNLRGDLLSGTVVALALIPEAIAFSLIAGVDPKVGLYAAFSIAVITAIAGGRPGMISAATGAMALVMVDLVKDHGLQYLFAASILAGLLQVLAGVFKLGSLMRFVSRSVITGFVNALAILIFLAQMPELIGRGPTVYVLCAAALAIIYLLPRITRAVPSPLVAIIVLTAVVIGFGIDVRSVGDMGQLPDSLPYFLIPDVPFTWETLRILLPVSATLAVVGLLESMMTLQIVEDITETHSERNRECVGQGLANTVTGFLGGMAGCAMIGQSVINVTSGGRGRLSCLVAGVLLLVLVVYGSDLVRQIPMAALVAVMIMVSIGTFSWRSLRDLRTHPRSSSAVMLLTVVVTVATHDLAKGVLSGVLLSALFFARKVGRMLDVQREDVADMDMQVYRVRGQVFFASAGQLGAAFDYQHVAPKVQIDLREAHLWDLTAVAALQRAQEKLAAHGAEVSVVGLNAASQTLIEQVGGRGSAH; from the coding sequence ATGCAAACGTCTTACCCCCTGCGCCAGCAATGGCTCGGCAACCTCCGTGGTGATCTGCTGTCCGGCACCGTCGTCGCCCTGGCACTGATTCCCGAAGCCATCGCGTTCTCGCTGATCGCCGGCGTCGACCCCAAGGTCGGCCTGTACGCTGCTTTCTCCATTGCCGTCATCACTGCGATTGCAGGCGGCCGCCCCGGCATGATCTCTGCCGCCACCGGCGCGATGGCGCTGGTGATGGTCGACCTGGTAAAGGACCACGGCCTGCAGTACCTGTTTGCCGCCAGCATCCTGGCCGGCCTGCTGCAGGTGCTGGCCGGCGTGTTCAAGCTGGGCTCGCTGATGCGCTTCGTCTCGCGCTCGGTCATCACCGGCTTCGTCAACGCGTTGGCCATCCTGATCTTCCTGGCCCAGATGCCCGAGCTGATCGGCCGCGGCCCCACCGTGTATGTGCTGTGCGCCGCCGCGTTGGCGATCATCTACCTGCTGCCGCGCATCACCCGCGCAGTGCCTTCGCCGCTGGTGGCGATCATCGTGCTCACCGCCGTGGTCATCGGCTTCGGCATCGATGTACGCAGCGTGGGCGACATGGGCCAGCTGCCCGACAGCCTGCCGTACTTCCTCATCCCCGATGTGCCCTTCACCTGGGAAACGCTGCGCATCCTGCTGCCGGTGTCAGCCACGCTGGCGGTGGTCGGCCTGCTCGAATCGATGATGACCCTGCAGATTGTCGAGGACATCACCGAGACGCACAGTGAGCGCAACCGCGAGTGCGTCGGCCAGGGCCTGGCCAACACGGTCACCGGTTTCCTCGGTGGCATGGCCGGCTGCGCGATGATCGGTCAGTCGGTGATCAACGTGACCTCTGGTGGGCGAGGCCGCCTGTCCTGCCTGGTGGCCGGCGTGCTGCTGCTGGTGCTGGTGGTGTACGGCAGCGACCTGGTGCGGCAGATCCCGATGGCCGCACTGGTGGCGGTGATGATCATGGTCAGCATCGGCACCTTCAGCTGGCGCTCGCTGCGCGACCTGCGCACGCATCCGCGCAGCTCGTCGGCAGTGATGCTGCTGACCGTGGTGGTCACCGTGGCCACCCACGACCTGGCCAAGGGTGTGCTCAGCGGCGTGCTGTTGTCTGCCCTGTTCTTCGCCCGCAAGGTGGGGCGCATGCTCGACGTGCAACGCGAAGACGTTGCGGACATGGACATGCAGGTCTACCGCGTGCGCGGCCAGGTATTCTTCGCCTCCGCCGGACAGCTGGGTGCGGCGTTCGACTACCAGCACGTGGCGCCGAAGGTACAGATCGACCTGCGGGAGGCCCACCTGTGGGATCTGACTGCCGTGGCTGCGCTGCAACGCGCGCAGGAAAAGCTGGCCGCGCATGGTGCCGAAGTCAGTGTTGTCGGCCTCAACGCGGCCAGCCAGACGCTGATCGAACAGGTGGGGGGCAGAGGCAGCGCGCACTGA
- a CDS encoding lysozyme inhibitor LprI family protein: MDAHGGNEQIASGRRYWKVLALCLALTACQAPSTPASAEAAAAPVPLAAAAPAAPAAPPHAVTGDSSRYPDASYTDGRLRPAYGWCVDGVEDAGKLQACGKDELAYQEGRLQEGASKTVTGLDAAAKQAFLATQATWRSDTDRHCAAPTNAGVDDLQKAQECRLFRVANRADALMAQSGPPDTSYTTLRPEFIRCVQQARGMNDHIQACGDTELAYHQTQLQAEVARLMNGPDSPAKDRWMDEQATWAEDTDKRCSPATESVGQALDAQSCLINRYANRAVELQARERR; this comes from the coding sequence ATGGATGCCCACGGGGGCAATGAACAGATCGCCTCCGGCCGTCGGTACTGGAAGGTGCTGGCCCTGTGCCTGGCGCTCACCGCGTGTCAGGCGCCTTCTACCCCTGCATCGGCCGAAGCGGCGGCCGCTCCGGTTCCGCTCGCCGCGGCAGCGCCGGCAGCGCCGGCAGCGCCCCCCCATGCAGTGACCGGTGATTCCTCTCGGTACCCGGATGCGTCCTACACGGACGGTCGCCTGCGCCCGGCTTATGGCTGGTGCGTGGATGGCGTGGAGGATGCGGGCAAGCTGCAGGCCTGCGGCAAGGATGAACTGGCCTATCAGGAAGGGCGCCTGCAGGAGGGTGCCAGCAAGACTGTGACCGGGCTCGACGCTGCTGCGAAGCAGGCGTTCCTTGCCACCCAGGCGACCTGGCGCAGCGATACCGACCGTCATTGCGCCGCTCCGACCAATGCCGGTGTGGATGACCTGCAGAAGGCACAGGAGTGCCGCCTGTTCCGCGTGGCCAACCGTGCCGACGCATTGATGGCGCAGAGCGGCCCGCCCGATACCTCCTACACCACGCTTCGCCCGGAATTCATCCGCTGTGTGCAGCAGGCCCGTGGCATGAACGACCATATCCAGGCCTGCGGCGATACCGAGCTGGCCTACCACCAGACGCAGCTGCAGGCCGAAGTGGCGCGCCTGATGAACGGCCCCGACAGTCCGGCCAAGGACCGCTGGATGGACGAACAGGCCACTTGGGCCGAGGACACCGACAAGCGTTGCAGCCCGGCTACAGAGAGCGTGGGCCAGGCGCTGGACGCGCAGTCGTGCCTCATCAACCGCTACGCCAACCGCGCGGTGGAACTGCAGGCGCGCGAGCGGCGTTGA
- a CDS encoding lysozyme inhibitor LprI family protein — translation MQALSAPARIDRSAFEIRRGIALVLCLLLGACQAPSADSATVAAAASADEPTPAATSTPASATPATTAADADADADDFPAPLPDASYTQANLRPAYTRCVDASEAVTARLQACGDEELSYQEDRLAEIVAGVVASPDSKAKDDWMDAQAAWWSDTNRHCRWDPKTDGQGQRLDAQSCRINRVANRVDQLQAAARSK, via the coding sequence ATGCAAGCCTTGAGCGCGCCTGCGCGCATTGATCGATCCGCCTTTGAAATCCGACGCGGAATTGCGCTGGTGCTGTGCCTGTTGCTGGGCGCCTGCCAGGCCCCTTCGGCCGACAGCGCCACGGTTGCCGCTGCCGCCAGCGCAGATGAGCCAACACCGGCAGCCACATCGACACCGGCCAGCGCGACGCCTGCAACTACAGCCGCCGATGCCGACGCGGATGCCGATGACTTTCCCGCGCCGCTGCCCGATGCCTCCTACACCCAGGCCAACCTGCGTCCTGCGTACACCCGTTGCGTGGACGCCAGCGAAGCGGTGACAGCACGCCTGCAGGCATGTGGCGACGAGGAGTTGAGTTACCAGGAAGACCGCCTGGCCGAGATCGTCGCCGGTGTCGTGGCAAGTCCCGACAGCAAGGCCAAGGATGACTGGATGGATGCGCAGGCTGCCTGGTGGTCGGACACCAATCGCCATTGCCGCTGGGATCCCAAAACCGATGGTCAGGGCCAGAGGCTGGACGCGCAGTCGTGCCGCATCAACCGCGTGGCCAACCGCGTTGACCAGCTGCAGGCCGCTGCACGGAGCAAGTGA
- a CDS encoding peptidoglycan-binding domain-containing protein: MDVVTDARKAMEHWHRGQTSARFETDNRGPGWISSGKGDHGGVSYGSYQFASAVGGVDEYLKSSRYADQFHGLKPATEAFSERWKAVAARDEKGFAQEQHDFIQRQYYDVQMDRLKKVGVDLQGRGPAVQDALWSTSVQYRNMTRGVFQNGLKQAYGDDYKLSELSDEQIVRAVQDYKHANVQRHFESSPKQWDSLRERTLNEKSELVALARYDMINHDPQPYRGKTYEQAFGEPAHRQSAARPARAPMADGVLVQGERGNEVLALQQKLAQAGYTGVDGKVLKPDGDFGSDTYHAVRQFQKAHGLEEDGKAGRDTLSALNAGVRPPAQTPAPAPPSVPSPERHEPKAPSTDGAPLAAAPGGGRITVIEPYGNVTSNRTLAHGISGETAYRELKIHHPNTNAEAVRTGDARKADRQSGMVEGEMENIRTREDKNDIPLVRKDLILTDRLGSRDVMIPNPVAGYAQFNKDATNSISLYSHPAGDPRRELVGQVLHGAAGTSPYKNGDFVEYGAPLIQQSNAGSKPVHAHIEVEPAQFRRYLGDMLNDRITLGGKVHAQGPEAAQAARATQQAPMADGMLVKGERGDEVKALQGKLAALGYTAADGKALGTDGIFGKDTLAAVKQFQANNGLEQDGKAGRQTLARLDDPAAVKAGAQTAAAPARAEPTAPAAPSMRDPSHAENPRFNQALEKLQELQQQRVQAGLCPLFANAQETERAAGQLAYESKVAGMRQIDHVVARPDGSGLFAVQGNVGDPAAQRTFVDSRQAVSQSVEASTRQTEELDVQFNQRVQEQQQEQVRNRGL; the protein is encoded by the coding sequence ATGGATGTAGTGACCGATGCAAGGAAGGCGATGGAACACTGGCATCGCGGCCAGACCTCCGCCCGTTTTGAAACCGACAACCGTGGTCCAGGCTGGATTTCCTCGGGCAAGGGTGACCATGGCGGCGTGTCCTATGGCAGTTACCAGTTCGCCAGCGCCGTTGGCGGGGTGGACGAGTACCTGAAGTCGTCCCGCTATGCGGACCAGTTCCACGGCCTGAAGCCTGCGACGGAAGCCTTCAGCGAGCGCTGGAAAGCGGTGGCCGCACGCGACGAAAAGGGCTTCGCCCAGGAACAGCACGATTTCATCCAGCGCCAGTATTACGACGTGCAGATGGATCGCCTGAAGAAGGTCGGCGTGGACCTGCAAGGTCGCGGCCCTGCCGTGCAGGACGCGCTGTGGAGCACGTCGGTGCAGTATCGCAACATGACCCGTGGTGTATTCCAGAATGGCCTGAAACAAGCCTATGGTGATGATTACAAGCTGTCCGAGCTGAGTGACGAGCAGATTGTCAGGGCCGTGCAGGATTACAAGCACGCCAACGTCCAGCGCCATTTCGAGAGCTCGCCCAAGCAGTGGGATTCGCTGCGCGAGCGCACGCTCAATGAAAAGTCCGAGCTGGTTGCGCTGGCGCGCTACGACATGATCAACCACGATCCGCAGCCGTACCGGGGCAAGACCTACGAACAGGCGTTCGGCGAGCCGGCGCATCGTCAGTCCGCCGCGCGCCCGGCGCGTGCACCGATGGCCGACGGTGTGCTGGTGCAGGGCGAACGCGGCAATGAAGTGCTCGCGCTGCAGCAGAAGCTGGCGCAGGCCGGCTATACCGGTGTGGATGGCAAGGTGCTGAAGCCCGACGGCGATTTCGGCAGCGATACCTACCACGCGGTGCGTCAGTTCCAGAAGGCGCATGGGCTGGAAGAAGACGGCAAGGCGGGGCGTGACACGCTGTCTGCACTGAACGCCGGGGTTCGCCCACCCGCACAGACACCGGCACCGGCACCGCCATCGGTACCCTCGCCAGAACGCCACGAGCCGAAGGCGCCCTCTACGGATGGTGCGCCGCTGGCGGCCGCCCCCGGTGGCGGCCGCATCACGGTGATCGAGCCCTACGGCAATGTCACCAGCAACCGCACGCTGGCCCACGGCATCAGTGGCGAAACGGCCTATCGCGAACTGAAGATCCATCACCCTAACACCAATGCCGAAGCCGTGCGCACCGGCGATGCCCGCAAGGCCGACCGCCAATCGGGCATGGTCGAAGGCGAGATGGAGAACATCCGCACACGTGAGGACAAGAATGACATTCCGCTGGTGCGCAAGGACCTGATCCTCACCGATCGCCTGGGCAGTCGCGATGTGATGATTCCGAACCCGGTGGCCGGCTACGCGCAGTTCAACAAGGACGCGACCAATTCGATCAGCCTCTACAGCCACCCGGCCGGCGATCCGCGCCGTGAGCTGGTAGGCCAGGTGCTGCACGGCGCCGCCGGCACGTCGCCCTACAAGAACGGTGACTTCGTCGAGTACGGCGCTCCGCTGATCCAGCAGTCGAACGCCGGCAGCAAACCGGTGCATGCGCATATCGAAGTGGAGCCGGCGCAGTTCCGCCGCTACCTCGGCGACATGCTCAACGACCGCATCACCCTCGGCGGCAAGGTACACGCGCAGGGGCCGGAAGCAGCGCAGGCCGCACGCGCCACGCAGCAGGCGCCGATGGCCGACGGCATGCTGGTGAAGGGCGAACGTGGCGATGAGGTCAAGGCACTGCAGGGCAAGCTGGCCGCGCTGGGTTACACCGCCGCCGACGGCAAGGCGCTGGGCACCGATGGCATCTTTGGCAAGGACACGCTGGCAGCGGTCAAGCAGTTCCAGGCCAACAACGGCCTGGAGCAGGATGGCAAGGCCGGCCGCCAGACCCTGGCGCGCTTGGACGACCCGGCCGCAGTGAAGGCCGGCGCGCAGACCGCCGCCGCCCCGGCACGCGCCGAACCGACCGCACCGGCAGCGCCCAGCATGCGCGATCCTTCGCATGCCGAGAATCCGCGCTTCAACCAGGCCCTGGAGAAACTACAGGAGCTGCAGCAGCAGCGCGTGCAGGCTGGCCTGTGCCCGCTGTTCGCCAATGCGCAGGAAACCGAACGCGCCGCCGGCCAGCTGGCCTACGAGAGCAAGGTCGCCGGCATGCGCCAGATCGACCATGTGGTCGCACGCCCGGATGGCAGCGGCTTGTTCGCCGTGCAGGGCAATGTCGGCGACCCGGCTGCGCAGCGCACCTTCGTCGACAGCCGACAGGCCGTGTCGCAGTCGGTCGAGGCCAGCACCCGCCAGACCGAGGAACTGGATGTCCAGTTCAATCAGCGCGTGCAGGAACAGCAGCAGGAGCAGGTGCGCAACCGCGGCCTGTAA
- the dusA gene encoding tRNA dihydrouridine(20/20a) synthase DusA, with the protein MPVSTINRPMTSATARYADSLRLSVAPMMDWTDRHCRVFHRLLAPGARLYTEMVHANAVIHGDRQRLLGFDASEQPLALQLGGSDPALLAQAARIAADWGYDEVNLNCGCPSDRVQAGRFGACLMREPVLVAECVSAMVEAVDIPVTVKCRLGVDEDDNYEVFASFVDRQVEAGAAMVVVHARNAWLKGLSPKENREVPPLKYDWAYRLKQERPALPVVLNGGLASIEAVQAQAAHVDGVMLGRAAYHDPYLLHQLEALQTGAPLRPRGELLRALRPYIEARLGEGLALKHITRHILGLFHGQPGGRAFRQVLSEGAHRPGADWALVEQALAVTEREAERAAA; encoded by the coding sequence ATGCCAGTCTCCACGATCAACCGCCCGATGACGTCCGCCACCGCCCGTTACGCTGATTCCCTGCGCCTGTCCGTCGCTCCCATGATGGACTGGACCGACCGCCATTGCCGGGTGTTCCACCGCCTGCTGGCGCCGGGTGCGCGGCTGTACACCGAAATGGTGCACGCCAATGCGGTCATCCATGGCGATCGCCAGCGCCTGCTCGGTTTCGATGCCAGCGAACAGCCGCTGGCACTGCAGCTCGGTGGCAGCGATCCGGCCCTGCTGGCGCAGGCCGCGCGCATCGCCGCCGACTGGGGCTACGACGAGGTCAACCTCAACTGCGGCTGCCCGTCCGACCGCGTGCAGGCCGGGCGCTTTGGTGCCTGCCTGATGCGCGAGCCGGTGCTGGTGGCCGAATGCGTGTCGGCCATGGTCGAGGCAGTGGACATCCCGGTGACGGTGAAATGCCGCTTGGGCGTGGACGAAGACGACAACTACGAGGTATTCGCCAGTTTCGTCGACCGCCAGGTCGAGGCCGGCGCCGCGATGGTGGTGGTGCACGCCCGCAATGCCTGGCTGAAGGGCCTGTCGCCGAAGGAGAACCGCGAGGTTCCGCCGTTGAAGTACGACTGGGCCTACCGGCTGAAGCAGGAGCGCCCGGCACTGCCGGTGGTGCTCAATGGTGGCCTGGCCAGCATCGAGGCGGTGCAGGCGCAGGCCGCGCACGTCGATGGCGTCATGCTCGGTCGCGCGGCCTACCACGACCCCTACCTGCTGCATCAGCTGGAAGCGCTGCAGACCGGCGCGCCGCTGCGTCCGCGCGGTGAGCTGCTGCGCGCCCTGCGCCCGTACATCGAAGCCCGCCTGGGCGAGGGCCTGGCCCTCAAGCACATCACCCGCCACATCCTCGGCCTGTTCCACGGCCAGCCCGGCGGCCGCGCATTCCGCCAGGTGCTGAGCGAGGGTGCCCATCGCCCCGGTGCCGACTGGGCGCTGGTCGAGCAGGCGCTGGCAGTCACCGAACGCGAAGCCGAGCGCGCCGCTGCGTGA
- a CDS encoding response regulator transcription factor — MRILLVEDEAPLRETLAARLKREGFAVDAAQDGEEGLYMGREVPFDVGIIDLGLPKMSGMELIKALRDEGKKFPVLILTARSSWQDKVEGLKQGADDYLVKPFHVEELLARVNALLRRAAGWSKPTLECGPVALDLAAQTVSVAGSNVDLTSYEYKVLEYLMMHAGELVSKADLTEHIYQQDFDRDSNVLEVFIGRLRKKLDPDGELKPIETVRGRGYRFAIPRNEG; from the coding sequence ATGCGTATCCTTCTGGTCGAAGACGAAGCCCCGCTGCGTGAGACCCTGGCAGCCCGGCTCAAGCGCGAAGGTTTTGCCGTCGATGCAGCGCAGGACGGCGAAGAAGGCCTGTACATGGGCCGCGAAGTGCCGTTCGACGTCGGCATCATCGACCTTGGCCTGCCCAAGATGTCGGGCATGGAGCTGATCAAGGCCCTGCGCGACGAAGGCAAGAAGTTCCCGGTGCTGATCCTGACCGCGCGTTCGAGCTGGCAGGACAAGGTCGAGGGCCTGAAGCAGGGCGCCGACGATTACCTGGTCAAGCCGTTCCATGTGGAAGAGCTGCTGGCCCGCGTCAACGCGCTGCTGCGCCGCGCCGCCGGCTGGAGCAAGCCGACCCTGGAATGCGGTCCGGTTGCCTTGGATCTGGCAGCGCAGACCGTCAGCGTGGCCGGCAGCAATGTCGATCTCACCAGCTATGAGTACAAGGTGCTGGAGTACCTGATGATGCATGCCGGTGAACTGGTCTCCAAGGCCGACCTCACCGAGCACATCTACCAGCAGGACTTCGATCGTGACTCGAACGTGCTGGAAGTGTTCATCGGCCGCCTGCGCAAGAAGCTGGACCCGGATGGCGAACTGAAGCCGATCGAGACCGTGCGCGGTCGTGGCTACCGCTTCGCGATTCCGCGCAACGAGGGCTGA